The proteins below are encoded in one region of Amycolatopsis magusensis:
- a CDS encoding peptide MFS transporter, translating to MGKTSATGFFGHPSGLATLFFTEAWERFSYYGMKAILLYYMYDRVSEGGLGIPGETARSLVAVYGASIYLAAIGGGWLSDRVLGASRSTLYGGILIMCGHICLALPAGATALYSSMLFIVVGTGLLKPSISTSVGQLYPSQDERRDSGFTIYYMGISVGALIAPLAVGTLGEKYDYHLGFGLAAAGMAVGLVVFVLGQRHLGDESKRPTNPIRLADIPRGWAAGVLAGIGSLVLLVVLTGSFSAGLVIDLISLLAIALPVAYFTVMLRSPRVTSAERSRVLSYIPLFLAAVCFWVIQEQGAIVLAQYAQESTDLDAFGFGIPASWFQSVGSLVLILIAPAFAVLWIRLARRDRQPSTPAKFSFGLVVAGLSYAMLVIPTLSSGETHPLWLVGSFTLVTVGEICLSPIGMSVTTQLAPAAFATQTMGLWIASSAAGQGISAQIVGFYDRESAPLYFGIIGLSAVALGMLLVVFAPVIRRKMVGVGA from the coding sequence GTGGGGAAGACCTCGGCGACTGGATTCTTCGGCCATCCGAGCGGGCTCGCCACGCTGTTCTTCACCGAAGCGTGGGAGCGGTTTTCGTACTACGGAATGAAAGCCATCCTGCTGTACTACATGTACGACCGCGTGAGCGAGGGCGGACTGGGCATTCCGGGCGAAACGGCCCGTTCGCTGGTGGCGGTGTACGGGGCGTCGATCTACCTCGCCGCCATCGGGGGCGGCTGGCTCAGTGACCGGGTGCTCGGCGCGAGCCGGAGCACGCTCTACGGCGGCATTCTCATCATGTGCGGGCACATCTGCCTGGCCCTGCCCGCCGGCGCGACCGCGTTGTACTCATCGATGCTGTTCATCGTGGTGGGTACCGGATTGCTCAAGCCCAGCATTTCCACCTCGGTCGGGCAGTTGTACCCGTCGCAGGACGAGCGCCGCGATTCCGGGTTCACCATCTACTACATGGGCATCAGCGTCGGCGCGCTCATCGCGCCACTCGCGGTGGGCACGCTGGGCGAGAAGTACGACTACCACCTCGGATTCGGCCTGGCGGCCGCCGGTATGGCTGTCGGACTGGTGGTTTTCGTGCTGGGGCAGCGACACCTCGGTGACGAGAGCAAGCGGCCGACGAATCCGATCCGCCTGGCCGACATCCCACGCGGGTGGGCGGCCGGGGTGCTCGCGGGCATCGGTTCGCTCGTGCTCCTGGTCGTCCTCACCGGCTCGTTCAGCGCCGGGCTGGTGATCGACCTGATCAGCCTGCTGGCGATCGCCCTGCCCGTCGCCTACTTCACCGTGATGCTGCGCAGCCCGCGCGTCACCAGCGCCGAACGTTCCCGGGTGCTGTCCTACATCCCGCTTTTCCTGGCCGCGGTGTGCTTTTGGGTCATCCAGGAGCAGGGCGCGATCGTGCTCGCCCAGTACGCGCAGGAGAGCACGGACCTCGACGCGTTCGGCTTCGGGATCCCGGCTTCGTGGTTCCAGTCGGTCGGTTCGCTGGTGCTCATCCTGATCGCGCCGGCGTTCGCGGTGCTGTGGATCCGGCTCGCCCGCCGGGACCGGCAACCGTCGACGCCCGCGAAGTTCAGCTTCGGCCTGGTGGTGGCGGGCTTGTCGTACGCCATGCTGGTGATCCCCACGCTGTCCAGCGGCGAGACGCATCCACTGTGGCTGGTCGGCAGCTTCACCCTGGTGACCGTCGGGGAGATCTGCCTGTCACCGATCGGCATGTCGGTGACCACGCAGCTGGCGCCCGCCGCCTTCGCCACCCAGACCATGGGCCTGTGGATCGCCTCGAGCGCGGCGGGCCAGGGCATCTCGGCGCAGATCGTCGGGTTCTACGACCGGGAGTCGGCGCCGCTGTACTTCGGGATCATCGGCCTGTCCGCGGTGGCGCTCGGGATGCTGCTCGTGGTCTTCGCGCCGGTCATCCGCCGCAAGATGGTCGGCGTGGGCGCTTGA
- a CDS encoding STAS domain-containing protein: MRLDLDERAGCRVIGVSGELGVRGYPKLRDTLLKCAVEQPSAVIVVVDELSVVDKSLLSVFSQVHNRLSDWPGVPLFLVARREAARRMLVDAVVPRFVPVFPSIGDAVRGVATQPRRRHAKITLPRSPEASRHARQFTTQVCHHWLPDSPILTDALLVVNALVENVVRHTDSEPVLRLELRSRHFSIAVGDRSPVPARLREGAAGEIGGVGLLMVAQVTKAWGCTPALSGGKVVWGVLATGSRVRTAEFVVHPGH, from the coding sequence TTGCGCCTCGACCTCGACGAGCGCGCCGGTTGCCGCGTGATCGGCGTTTCCGGGGAACTCGGCGTCCGCGGGTACCCGAAGCTGCGTGACACGCTCCTGAAATGCGCGGTCGAGCAGCCTTCGGCGGTGATCGTGGTGGTCGACGAGCTCAGCGTGGTGGACAAGAGCCTGCTCAGTGTGTTCTCCCAGGTGCACAACCGGCTTTCCGACTGGCCGGGGGTGCCGCTGTTCCTCGTCGCACGACGGGAAGCGGCTCGCCGGATGCTGGTGGACGCCGTGGTTCCCCGGTTCGTCCCGGTCTTCCCGTCGATCGGCGACGCCGTGCGCGGCGTGGCGACCCAGCCCCGGCGGCGGCACGCGAAGATCACCCTGCCGCGGTCGCCGGAGGCCTCCCGGCACGCCAGGCAGTTCACCACGCAGGTGTGCCACCACTGGCTGCCGGACAGTCCGATCCTGACCGACGCGCTGCTGGTGGTGAACGCACTGGTGGAAAACGTCGTCCGGCACACGGATTCGGAGCCGGTCCTGCGCCTGGAACTGCGGTCGCGTCACTTCAGCATCGCGGTCGGCGACCGCTCACCCGTGCCCGCGCGACTGCGTGAGGGTGCCGCCGGGGAGATCGGCGGGGTCGGCCTGCTGATGGTCGCCCAGGTGACGAAGGCGTGGGGCTGCACGCCCGCGTTGTCGGGCGGCAAGGTGGTGTGGGGCGTACTGGCCACCGGTTCCCGCGTGAGAACCGCCGAATTCGTCGTCCACCCCGGTCACTGA
- a CDS encoding multicopper oxidase family protein: protein MSALSRRRFLGLTGGAGVLLAAGLTGPRLFGSAATGELLTSEIPLPAPFQVPLPIPAVLASVARDADADRYEIVQRPAIVEILPGVRTPIWGYQGTFPGPTIESRSGRTTIVRHRNELPVPTVVHLHGGRTPPEHDGYATDLVLPAGGRYTAHAGKHDPDARLSHGARDYVYPLQQKASLLWYHDHRMDFTGPAVYRGLAGLHVVRDDEEDALPLPRGDRELPLVLTDRAFAADGSLRYPSVDQTLSSVPGVEEPYVEGVFGDVLLVNGAPWPVAEVSATRHRLRILNASNARRYDLALDPPPPGGGSFTQIGSDQGLLAAPVVHDHVPIAPAERYDLVADFGRYPVGTEVTLVNRLGTGTMAHVMRFRIVRSGVEDSHIPDRLGEIEPLDRARATVVRDFSFRSGKVGGRHGWTIGGQPYSPTRMDARPRLGDVEIWRFVADLHHPIHLHLVHFHVLSRGGREPGPYDAGRKDTVDLRPGEAVEVIARFDGYRGRYTFHCHNAEHEDMGMMANFETT, encoded by the coding sequence GTGAGCGCGCTGTCGCGGCGCCGGTTCCTCGGGCTGACCGGCGGCGCGGGCGTGCTGCTCGCCGCCGGGCTCACCGGGCCGCGGCTGTTCGGTTCCGCCGCCACCGGCGAACTGCTGACGAGCGAAATCCCGTTGCCTGCGCCATTCCAGGTGCCGTTGCCGATCCCCGCCGTGCTGGCATCGGTCGCGCGGGACGCCGACGCCGATCGGTACGAAATCGTCCAGCGACCGGCCATCGTGGAGATCCTGCCAGGCGTGCGGACACCGATTTGGGGCTACCAGGGCACTTTCCCGGGCCCCACCATCGAATCCCGCAGCGGCCGCACGACGATCGTCCGGCACCGCAACGAACTCCCGGTGCCGACCGTGGTGCACCTGCACGGCGGTCGCACGCCACCGGAGCACGACGGTTACGCCACGGACCTGGTGCTGCCCGCCGGTGGCCGGTACACCGCCCACGCGGGGAAGCACGACCCGGACGCGCGGCTCAGCCACGGCGCGCGGGATTACGTGTACCCGTTGCAGCAGAAGGCATCCCTGCTCTGGTACCACGACCACCGGATGGACTTCACCGGTCCGGCGGTCTACCGCGGCCTGGCCGGGTTGCACGTGGTGCGCGACGACGAAGAGGACGCGCTGCCCTTGCCACGCGGTGACCGGGAACTGCCGCTGGTGCTCACCGACCGGGCGTTCGCGGCGGACGGTTCCCTGCGGTACCCGTCGGTCGACCAGACGCTGAGTTCGGTGCCCGGGGTCGAAGAACCGTACGTCGAAGGCGTGTTCGGGGACGTGCTCCTGGTGAACGGCGCGCCGTGGCCGGTGGCGGAGGTGTCCGCGACCCGGCACCGGTTGCGGATCCTCAACGCCTCCAACGCCCGCCGCTACGACCTCGCGCTCGACCCGCCGCCGCCCGGGGGCGGGTCGTTCACGCAGATCGGCTCGGACCAGGGGCTGCTCGCCGCACCGGTGGTGCACGACCACGTGCCGATCGCCCCGGCCGAGCGGTACGACCTGGTCGCCGACTTCGGCCGCTACCCGGTGGGCACCGAGGTCACGCTGGTCAACCGGCTCGGCACCGGGACGATGGCACACGTGATGCGGTTCCGGATCGTCCGGAGCGGGGTCGAGGACAGCCACATCCCGGACCGGCTGGGCGAAATCGAGCCGCTGGACCGTGCGCGGGCGACCGTGGTCCGTGACTTCTCGTTCCGCAGCGGGAAAGTCGGCGGCAGGCACGGCTGGACGATCGGCGGTCAGCCCTACTCGCCGACCCGGATGGACGCCCGGCCGCGCCTCGGGGACGTGGAGATCTGGCGGTTCGTGGCGGATCTGCACCACCCGATCCACCTGCACCTGGTGCACTTCCACGTGCTTTCCCGCGGTGGCCGCGAACCGGGACCGTACGACGCGGGCCGCAAGGACACGGTCGACCTCCGGCCCGGCGAGGCGGTCGAAGTGATCGCGCGGTTCGACGGTTACCGCGGCCGGTACACGTTCCACTGCCACAACGCCGAACACGAGGACATGGGCATGATGGCCAACTTCGAGACGACGTGA
- a CDS encoding Nramp family divalent metal transporter, giving the protein MTRQHNDVTAGFPRSRHLAPPEIRPLPAPPASTWRIIGPGIVAAGVGLASGEFILFPYIASQVGLVFVWAALVGLATQFFLNMEIERYTLATGETALTGFSRYWRHWGLVFAILTMLANLWPGWATSSATLITYLWGGNVQWISVGLLLAIGLILTLAPVVYVALERAEMLKVAAVLVLLAVGAVVAITASAWADVPKIITEASVPVDLGLAFLMGALAFAGAGGGQNLVQSNWIRDKGFGMGKYVPRIKSPVTGKPEAAPSTGFIFEPTDEHLSRWRAWWRFANREQLSTFVLITFLSIMFTSLLAYSTVYGRPGLPNNIGFLRIEGEVLKETVGAWFGTLFWVVGAFALFAAALGIVDYSSRLTADVLKTAYVKDAKESTLYFAVVWVLVLAGCVIVLAGFAQPLILLVISACVGGLMMFIYSGLLIVLNRKVLPEPIRIRAGRTAVLGWSVALFGVLSVLTIIEQVGKLF; this is encoded by the coding sequence ATGACCAGGCAACACAACGACGTGACCGCCGGGTTCCCCCGGAGCAGGCACCTGGCACCGCCCGAGATCAGACCGCTCCCGGCACCACCCGCCTCCACCTGGCGGATCATCGGCCCGGGCATCGTCGCCGCGGGCGTCGGGCTGGCCTCCGGCGAGTTCATCCTCTTCCCCTACATCGCCTCCCAGGTCGGGCTGGTGTTCGTCTGGGCGGCGCTGGTCGGCCTGGCCACGCAGTTCTTCCTGAACATGGAGATCGAGCGGTACACGCTCGCCACCGGGGAGACCGCGCTCACCGGCTTCAGCCGCTACTGGCGGCACTGGGGCCTGGTGTTCGCCATCCTGACCATGCTGGCGAACCTGTGGCCCGGCTGGGCGACCAGCTCGGCGACGCTGATCACCTACCTGTGGGGCGGGAACGTCCAGTGGATCTCGGTCGGGCTGCTGCTGGCCATCGGCCTGATCCTCACCCTGGCCCCGGTCGTCTACGTGGCACTGGAACGCGCCGAGATGCTGAAGGTCGCGGCGGTGCTCGTGCTGCTGGCGGTCGGCGCGGTGGTCGCGATCACCGCGAGCGCCTGGGCGGACGTGCCCAAGATCATCACCGAGGCGAGCGTGCCGGTCGACCTAGGGCTGGCGTTCCTGATGGGCGCGCTCGCCTTCGCCGGCGCCGGTGGCGGGCAGAACCTGGTGCAGAGCAACTGGATCCGCGACAAGGGCTTCGGCATGGGCAAGTACGTGCCGCGGATCAAGAGCCCGGTCACCGGCAAGCCGGAGGCCGCGCCGAGCACCGGGTTCATCTTCGAACCGACCGACGAGCACCTGTCGCGGTGGCGCGCGTGGTGGCGGTTCGCCAACCGCGAGCAGCTCTCCACCTTCGTGCTGATCACCTTCCTGTCGATCATGTTCACCTCGCTGCTGGCCTACTCGACCGTGTACGGCAGGCCGGGCCTGCCGAACAACATCGGGTTCCTGCGGATCGAGGGCGAGGTGCTGAAGGAGACCGTCGGCGCCTGGTTCGGCACGCTGTTCTGGGTGGTCGGCGCGTTCGCGTTGTTCGCCGCGGCACTGGGCATCGTGGACTATTCGAGCCGCCTCACCGCGGACGTGCTCAAGACCGCGTACGTCAAGGACGCCAAGGAGAGCACGCTCTACTTCGCCGTGGTGTGGGTGCTGGTGCTCGCGGGGTGCGTGATCGTGCTGGCCGGGTTCGCGCAGCCGCTGATCCTGCTGGTGATCTCCGCCTGCGTGGGCGGGCTGATGATGTTCATCTACTCCGGACTGCTCATCGTGCTCAACCGCAAGGTGCTGCCCGAACCGATCCGCATCCGCGCCGGGCGCACCGCGGTGCTCGGCTGGTCGGTGGCGTTGTTCGGGGTGCTGAGCGTGCTGACCATCATCGAGCAGGTGGGCAAGTTGTTCTGA